Sequence from the Nitrospirota bacterium genome:
GGCCTGAAATCGTGCAGGATGCCGTCACTGGTGAAGGTGTCTGCATTATTGGGGTCAGCCCCGCAGTGGGACATGAATGCGTTATGCTGCAGGTCATGCCATCTGGGATCTATCTCGTCCGCGGCCCAGAGCGCTTCCACATCGTACTGCATCACATGGTCAGGAGGGTTAAAGGCAGCGACAAAACCTGCGCCCTGCGGAGGGTCTACGATGAGCGGGCCGTACATTCCCAGTTCGACATGAAGTGTCGTATTCTTGTGGCAGTGGTAAAAGTAAGTCCCCGCATGTCTCGGCTGCCACTGATAAGTATAGGCGCCAAGTTCAAAGGAATCCTTTCCCACTCCGTCATTCATCGGCGTCGGCTCGATCCCGTGATGGTGAATTGTATGTCCGGCCTGGCCTCCGTCGACAACAGTGTGGACGATCTGGCCCTGGACCACGCGGATAAGCGGCGCGGGAAACTGCTCAGGCAGACGGTCCGAAGGCGCGTTGTCCGCGATCACCTGCATCTGGACTTTGTCAGTGCCGTCAGGCAGGGGTACCGGAAGATTGAGGTCAAGACCCACCATTAACTTCCTGTAAAATGTTACATCGGGCGTCAGCCTGTCAGGCGTGTCGGGGTTTTCTTTGGGAGGGCAGATGAATTTATTGAACTCCGCTGCTTCCATGGGATCATCGGTATTTATATGCTCACGACTGATTATTTTGATAGCCATCTTATGTTCTCCTCTCTACTGAAATAGCTCTCCGTCCACGTCTCCTGTAAATGTCAGATGCGTCACCAGCCCCAGCGGATAATTGCCTCCGGCAGCGGTTTGAGACATCTCCATATGGCAGTGCATAGGGTAATTGAGCGGCGACTGCGGGACGTCACCGAAGGAAAGCGTCAACTCTTCGGCGGCGTCAAGTCTCAAAAGCTGCCGGGGATTGTCGGGATGCACAGCGGGAATATCAGGCGGCCGCTGAAACGGGATGAGCAGGTCCACCCGGTCGAGCGGAGACACGGTGAACGTATCCAGTGATAATACATTGTCCTGCACCACATTGTTCACCGAAAGCACATAGAAATGATTGGCGTGCAGGTGCGGCGAATGAGTGGCCATGCCGGAATTCACAATGCGTATCAGCTCAGGCTGTCCCACAAGTCCTGACGGAGCGGTATCTTTGTCGTGGGATGAAAAAAAGCCGCTCCTTCCATTGATGGTAAAATAACGGGGCAGAAAATTATTACTGAAAGCTGCAGGGTCTATAGCCCGGCCTTCCTCCGCCATAGCGTTCCAGCTCGGGTCGATGCTGTGCAAGACCCATATCAATATACGTGCGGGGTCCCATGGTTGACCGGGAAACTCATCGGTAGTTCCAAGGTCTGCAAAGAGGCTTGCAACCTTTGCAGTCGGAGAAGTGTAAGGTGTCCCGGTACTCGTCTCCGGAATCACTTCCATCACCCCGTGCAGGCCCAATACCCTGTTCACCGGCGCATTCAGCGGATCAAAGTATAAGTAAGTCCCGGCTGCCGGTGCGAC
This genomic interval carries:
- a CDS encoding multicopper oxidase domain-containing protein → MAIKIISREHINTDDPMEAAEFNKFICPPKENPDTPDRLTPDVTFYRKLMVGLDLNLPVPLPDGTDKVQMQVIADNAPSDRLPEQFPAPLIRVVQGQIVHTVVDGGQAGHTIHHHGIEPTPMNDGVGKDSFELGAYTYQWQPRHAGTYFYHCHKNTTLHVELGMYGPLIVDPPQGAGFVAAFNPPDHVMQYDVEALWAADEIDPRWHDLQHNAFMSHCGADPNNADTFTSDGILHDFRPTVFVITGAVRKDDSTPITDPRVAINAQVGETILLRVVNAGYTVQRFTLGIDADVIAMDGRALGVPPSGKYSFPFSIPSGTPFSLTSARRWDLIIRPAAAGVYPAQVEFLDWITGERYAIARTLITVV
- a CDS encoding multicopper oxidase domain-containing protein, whose product is MDRRDFLKCSAVGIAALSMKSLIGCSSRSSSYRGLDATLNFSEALVGMVDTQPVYMWLFEDPLTGPRFPGPVLVAEEGETVYLTLTNLLNEDHAFAIPGVVDSGVIRPGKTKVVSFVAPAAGTYLYFDPLNAPVNRVLGLHGVMEVIPETSTGTPYTSPTAKVASLFADLGTTDEFPGQPWDPARILIWVLHSIDPSWNAMAEEGRAIDPAAFSNNFLPRYFTINGRSGFFSSHDKDTAPSGLVGQPELIRIVNSGMATHSPHLHANHFYVLSVNNVVQDNVLSLDTFTVSPLDRVDLLIPFQRPPDIPAVHPDNPRQLLRLDAAEELTLSFGDVPQSPLNYPMHCHMEMSQTAAGGNYPLGLVTHLTFTGDVDGELFQ